The window CCAGCCGGCTGTGTACATATCGCAGTCGCTCTCGACTATAACTTCGCCAGCGGTCATCTGCTGACCGATACGCTTTATCTTTTTGCAGTCGCCCCTGACAACAATAGTTGTCTCTGCAGCTGTTGCACCGCCGTTGCCTTCAATATCAAAATACTCGCCGAGTTTTGATTTGAGGTTTCCCTCGTGGCACTCTATTTCGGCAATTTCCACAGCTGTCTTCCCGGCAAATGCATCCGGTGTGACATTGTACGCCTCAAGGTAAAGCTCGTGAGTTCCTTTAGCTGTAATTGTAACTGTACTCATAACCTTGTTCACCTCATGCTGTAGTATCAACCTCAATAGCGCGTGGGTTGTGGACGTGTTCATCAAACACCATGTAATTCTCAAGGCCTACCGTGTAGTACTTGGCAAATTTCTCGCGAATGTCGTGGTCAACGATTGGATTGTCAGGTACCCTGACGTGGGTCCAGACCGTGTAGTTAGGTGTAGTTGCAACAACTTTACCGTTCTCAACAACGATGACACCGTCCTTAATGGTGTATGCGGTTTCAGCGAATGCCTTCTCGATAAGCTCGGGATCAGACGGCATATCCTCCGGGTTGATGTTGTATATAGCAATGTTTGCGTTTGTACCTTCCCTGAGTGAACCGTACATGTCCGAAATACCGAGACACTTTGCCGTTCCGGCACGTGTCATCTGTGCTATCTCGTAGAGATTCAGCTCGCGGTCCAGAGACTCGAGAATCGTTGCATCGATAACCTTGTCAGCCCACTTGAACGAGTGCAGAAGACTGTCACGTGATTTCTTTGACATGAGCCACTTTATGATACGCGGGTAGCGGAAGAACGGGCCCGCATTCGGGTGGTCTGTCGTCAGGTGGCATCTCATGTGATCCTTTGCAAGAAGTGCAAGCTCAAGACCGATAGCCCACTGGATGTCGCAGACCTTGATCTTCGGGTCGTATACGTAAGGTACAATACCTGAAGACGTCTCAAGCTCCACATCGCTGTTTGCCCACTTAAGGTGGTTAAGCATCTGAAGGTGATACTCGAACGGGCCGTCTGCGGTCATCGTAGTAGTTTCGTCAAACGTAACGCACCCAAGATCAAACGAGATGTTTTTCTGCTTGTTCACGTAGTCCATAACCTGCTGTGATGCCGAGCAGAAGTCACCCCAGCCTGTTCCGTCGTAGGAGTGGAACTGGAGATGGGTGTTATGAAGGACCTGGTCACGGCCGAACTTGTTGTTGGTCTTTACGCCCTCTGCAAGCTTTAACGTATCAAGTGTCGTCTCGTAGTTGCCTGGATTTCCGATGTTGTTCGGGTGAATATGCAGGGAATGCGGAAGGCCAAGCTCCTCATTTGTCTGCATCTGGCCCTTTATAATCTCTGCAGGTGTTATGTCAAAGTATGGAACAGGGTCATGAATTGTTGTACAGTTCATACCCCAGCCCCAGGCCTCACTTCCGCCGGGGTTCACGCACTTTATACCGAATCCCTTGGTTGCGTTCAAAAGCCAGGCAGTATATGCGGCATTATTGTCAAATTCCTTGTTCTTCAGGTATTCAAGCTGGAACCAGTTGTTTCCGAGAACAGGCATGGCTGAGATATCTATGATAGGCGTATCACGGATTTCCTCGTGAATATGCGGGGAGTCAAGAGGCGGCATTGCAGCTTCGTTTGCATATACATACCCCATACGTGCATATTCGTATCCTGTTGCGAATGTGCTCGGTACTGCAAATCCCATCTGAACCCTTGTATTGCCTTCTTTTACGCGGCTTCTGAAAAGCTTGTCCTCAGGACGCATCAGGCGGCCGATGTTGACCTTTGGCCCGACACAGTGCGTGTGTATATCAACACCACCGGCCATGACGGTCTTACCGGATGCATCAATCACTTTTCCTTTTTTGACTTCAGATGCATCTACAATTTTTCCGTCCTTGACACCTATGTCCTTTTTTTCACCTTTGATGCCCAAAAGAGGGTCAAATACAAACCCGTTTTTGATGATGTACTCACTCATAGGAATCCATCCCCTTCAAGTTCTACCATGCGATTGTATACTGCATCGAGGAATTCCTCATCTGAGGGAACACCTTCGGGAGCGTCTACCACCTTTCTGTACTGTATAGGAACGTTGTCCATACGATAAACGATACCTCCGTCATCTACACCGCATATTTTTACCGGGACGTGAAGGTCCGATATTTCACTTGCCATGTTAATGTGGGGATCGACTGTAATGAAAGGATGCTTCTTCAGGTGCTGTACTGCCGGAATCGGGAAGTGTGCACCTGCGTCTGTACCGATGTTTATGAATGCGTCAACCTCGTCGCGCATCGCAAGGTCTACAGAGCTTGTCTCACCCGGATTCATATGAACCATGGTCTTCTTTGTTAAGTCAAGACAGTAAGGGAATCCGAACTGCCACGACCAGACCGCTCCGGGACCTGTAATGTTGTAGTGGCCACGCATAGCCATGATTGTACACTTTGTGAACTCGTTTAAGTCACGGGTAAGAGAGATTGCGATATCGATGTTGTGGTTTCGGCCGTCGGAGTGGCACAGGCCCATCCCGTAGAAGAAATTGCAGTAGCGTGCATTTTTAATGATTTCTGCAACTTCAAGGATCTTCTCCTTCGGGATGTTTGCAACGACATCAGGAATATCATCCTCGTGACCGTGGCAGACCATACGGAATGCATCGAACAGTTCGTAGTCGTGCCCCTGCCTCACCTGGAGGTAATGGTCTGCAACACGTGCCGTGTCTGTATACCTCGGGTCGATTACAATGACCGTCCTCGAGTTGTGGCCTTTACCGGTGAAGAATCCACGCGGGAAGATAGAATACCTTGACATGTGGCGCGGGTGTGCATGCGCAGGGTTTGAACCCCAGAACACTACCACATCTGCACGGTTCTTGACCTCTCCGAGTGTGCATGACGGGTAGCCGTTGTCAAATATTGCCAGGAATGAACTTCCGTGACAGATTGATGCACAGTTGTCGAGGCAGCCTCCTGACCTCTCCATAACACGTGCAGCCGCCGCATGGCCTTCACAGTTGGTTGAACCAAAGCCGTACATAAGGGGTTTTTTTGCCTTAAGGAGGACTTTCGCTGTATAGTCAATAGCTTCTTCAAAGCTGACATCCTTCATTGAGCCGTCAGGCTGGCGCATACGCGGGAGTTTTATACGGCCTTCATGGTCGCCACCGTGCATGAATATCTGGGTTCCGATTGCACAGACGTTCTTTACTTCAAGAACTCTCTTGCCGTCATCGGACACTGTGACTTCCACATCATCACAGCATGTACCACAGTATGGACATCCTACGTTTTTGATTACTTTCGGCATTTACTCATCACCTTTCCAAAGGCCGACTGCTCCCTGGACACACTCGAGTGCTGATTTGATGCGTTCATTTGGAGCCGGTTCAACAATTACCGGAAAACCGCTGTACTGCGGCTCGCCTGTTGACTGTGTTCTGGGGGGGACTACCTGGTTTGCCCATACACTCTGGCGTATATGGCACAGACCCCTGTAACACGACTGGCGGGCTACAATCGCTTTAACTACTACTTCACCGCTTTCGCTTGTGACCTTTACATTGGTGTTCGGGGTGATACCAAGCTCCTTGATATCATCCTCGTTCATCTCAATGAGCGCACAGGCATCGAAATATTCGGGTGAAGGCTTTCCAATCTCCATTGCGATACCTTCCTCAATGGAGCGCTGGGTAATCATGTTCAACAAAATTTTATCTGCCATTGTCATATCACCTGTTCAGCGGGCTTGGACCCAGTTCCTTTACTGTCTTGACTACGTCTTCCATGACCATACCCCATTTTGCACCTTCTGATGCGGATACAAAGGTCATCCTGAGCCTTTTATCGTTGACTCCGATATTTTTGAGGACGTTTTTAACAAGGAACATACGCTTTGCGCATTTGTAGTTCCCTTCAAGATAGTGGCAGTCACCGAAGTGGCATCCGGATACAAGAACTCCGTCTGCACCGTCCTGGAATGCTTTCATTATAAAAAGCGGGTCTACACGTCCTGTACACATTACGCGTATTGCACGTACATCAGGCGGGTACTGAATACGTGAACCTCCCGCAAGATCTGCTCCTGCATATGAACACCAGTTGCAGATGATTGCAATAATTTTTGGTTTCCAGTTTCCTTCTGCCATTTACTGTTCACCTCCAAGTCCGCCAAGGAGGAATGAATCTATCTGGGCGCATATCTGCGGACTTGTAAAGTGCTGCATGCGAATAGCACCGCCTGGGCAGAAACCTCCGCACGTACCGCAGCCTTTGCATTTTGCTTCTGTTACAGTCATTACCTGCCTGCCGTCTTCTTTCTGGATTAACGAGAGTGCACCGTACGGACACTGGGGAACACACATTCCGCAGCCTGCACAAAGGTCTTCCACACACTGGGCGAAATAAGGCTCAAGCTGAACTTCTCCCTGGTGTATAGGAATGCTTGCCGCGGATGCCGCTCCTTCTGCCTGTGCTACTGTGTCAGGAATATCCTTCGGGCCCTGGCAGACACCTGCAAGGAAGATACCTGCTGTTGTTGTTCCGCACGGGTTCAGCTTTGGGTGGGCTTCAAGGTACCATCCGTCCTGAGACTTTGAAATACCAAACATCTGGCGTATATGCTCTGCATCAGGTTTCGGCTGAATTGCAGCTGCAAGGACTACAAGGTCACATTCAACTGAAACCGGCCTTCCGAGAAGGGTGTCCTCCGCTTTTACGTAGACGTTCTTTGTAACCGGGTCCTCCTGTAGCGCTGCGACACGTCCGCGTATGAACTTGGCGCCTTCGTTCTGGATACGGTAGTAGAACTCCTCGTACATTTTACCGAAAGAACGGATATCCATGTAGAAGATGTATGGCTGGCAGCCCGGGATCTTCTCCATTACCTGGTGTGCATGCTTAAGCGAATACATGCAGCAGAACCTTGAACAGTAGGGTTTTGCAACTCCGCCTGTGTTGTCTCTTGATCCTGCACAGAGAACGAATCCGACTTTCATCGGCGTAACACCGTCAGACGGGCGTATAAGGTGACCTCCGGTTGGTCCGGATGCACAGATTAAACGCTCAAACTCAAGACCGGTGATGACATTTTCGTATCTCTTGTATCCCCATTCGACCTTGTTTTCGATTGGGATAAGGTCATATCCTGTTGCAAGAATTACACATCCGACTTTTACCTTCTCAAGCTCGTCGACCATGTCAAGGTCAATTGCGTTCTTCTCAGGTCCGCAGATCTCTTTGCACAGTCCGCACTTTACACAGGCGTTAAAGTCAATTGTGTACTGAAGAGGCATAACCTGGGGGTGGTAGATGTAGATAGCCTTTCTCGGGGCCATTCCGAATTCAAACGGATTTGGCTTTATGACAGGACAGACTGAGGCACAGTCACCACAGCCGTTGCAGCCTGAACCTTCAATTTTTGCCGCCTTCATCTCTTTCGCGTCTCTTGTTCCGCGTGCCTTCCTCCTGAGGGTTATCTCAAAGTTTCCGATGTAGCCCTCCACGGTTTCGACTTCTGTGTATGTCTTGAGTATAATGTTCGGGTGACGGCCTGCGTCCACCATCTTTGGTGTCAGGATACACTGCGAACAGTCAAGCGTCGGGAAAGTTTTATCAAGTTGGGACATCCTTCCGCCGATTGTCGGAAGCTGCTCGACAAGGTATGTCTTGATTCCTGCGTTTGCAAGGTCAAGGGAAGCCTGAATACCACCGACACCTCCGCCGACGACCATTGCTGCATGCTCTACCGGCACACTCTTTGGCTGAAGGTCTTCAAGGAGTCTTGCCTTTGCAACGGCTATCCTTACCTGGTCCTTTGCCTTTTCTGTTGCACCTTCCCAGTCGTGCATGTGCACCCATGAGTTCTGGTCACGTATGTTTGCCATCTCGAAGCGGAACTTGTTTAAGCCTCCCTCTTCGGTCGCAGTCCTGAATGTGGGCTCGTGAAGACGCGGTGAACATGCCGCAACGACAACCCCTGTCAGGTTATATTCCTTTATTGCGTCCTCTATCTTGGTCTGACCGGGCGTGGAGCACATGTACTGGTAATGATCTGCAACAACCACATCAGGGAGGGTTTTTGCATATTCCACAACATCGTCAATTGACAGTGAACCTGCAATGTTCGTACCGCAGTGGCAAATAAATACGCCAATCCTCGGTTTCTGATTTTCTGCCATATTTTAACCTCCTTAAAGAATCTTCTCCAAAAACGGCTTGCAGTCTATTGCATGCAGATCAAGTGCAAGCTCTTCAGGCGTCATACCCTGCGCAAGTCCCAGGAGTTCATTGTAGTGAAGAACCGGCAGGTTGTACTCCTGTCCGAAGTTTTCCTTAATTTCTACCTGACCACGGTCATACTGAAGCTGACAGAAAGGACAGACTTCAGTCAGTGCATCCGCACCGGCTTCACGGAGATTGATGAGCTTCTCGTTTGTAATATCAAGCGAGTGGATTAGATCGTATCCACGCACACCGCCGCCCGCTCCGCAGCACTGCATTTTGTTGCGGTACTGGACAGGTTCTGCTCCGAGTGCACCAACAAGTTCGTCTATCCACATAGGGTTTTCGGTGTCTCCAAAGTGGCGGTCCTTCTGCGGCTTCATCAGGTGACACCCGTAGTGGACTGCAATCTTTGTGCCTGTAAGAGGCCTTGTCACGCTGTCGGCTATCTTTTTTACACCGCAGATCTTCTCGTCGTAATAAAGTTCAGCCAGGTGCCAGACATCGATTGTACCCTTGTACTCCATGTCAATTTCCGAGAGGACTTCGTTTACTTTGTCACGAAGCTCGTCGTTGTGCTTTAATTTGTGGTTTACTTCCCAGATTGACTTGTAGCAGCCGTTGCATATCAGGGTTATGTCCTTTTTCATCTCTTCTGCAAGGCAGAGGTTTCTCGCCGCCATTGCATACCAGACATTCATATCTATTGCCCCGAATGCACCCGGTGCCGGACAGCAGCTTGCTCCCTTCAGGGGAAGAAGCTCAATTCCTACCTTCTCACTGGTCCTGATTGCAGCCGCCTCACAACCGGGGTAGCGGTTTGGAGCAATACAGCCAAGGAAAAATGCATATGAGTGTTCCATCTTATTAGCCATTTATATACTCACTCCTCCGAAAGAATGCGGTCAGCTTCCTCTTTTAAATGGAAATGGTCGATAATCTTTCTTATTCCATCCATATACTCGGGATACGAGTGCGTTGTCGGCGGGTCTCTTGGAAGACCGAGCTTCTCACGTGCCGCACGGTTTACGTCGTTGTTGGGCACACCGTGTCCCGTTGAATAGATAAGCTGAACGGTTTTAAGGAAATTGCGCGGAACTATGCCTTTTCTGAACGCAAGATTTCTCATTGCCATAATGACGTCAGTCGGGAAGATGTCACGCGGGCAACGGTCAGAGCAGGAATAGCATGTTGTGCACAGCCAGAGATCAGGGTCTGTTAAGGCCTCCTCCTCAAGACCGAGGACTGCTCTTCTCATGAAAATGCGTATGCGGTATGAACTGCGCGGCGCAGACGGGCATGAACCCGTGCAGGTGCCGCACTGGAAACACATATGCGAAATTGTTCCGCTGATCTCCTCAACTTCCTTGCTGAAGTCTTTCTTGGAGTCAACAGTGTAATAATTCCGGTCCTTAAGTTTTTCCTCAAGCTCCGGGTTGTTGTAGTTTTTCTCAGTTGCCATGTAAATACCTCATCACTCAGAGGGCCTTTACCTCTACCTCACCAAATTCGTCCTTTGATTCCCTGACCTTGGATGTTCTGGAAGTCAGAAGCTTTTCCTTTACGGACTTGAAGAGAGCAGAATCCTCCTTGCCTTTCATGCGAAGGCCTGTACGCTTAAGAACAATAATGTCCTCACCCGGGCAGGCGTTAACGCATGCACCACAGAGGATGCAGAATTCCTTGTTGACTGCAATATTAGGCTCAATCTCACCGTGCATATCGGCCGGGGATTTTGGTGTGGGTACATAGATTGCGTTTGCCGGACAGACTTCAACACATGTCGAACATCCTCCGGGGCACTTCTCCGCGTGGAACTCAATCTCTCCTTCGAAGAGCTTTTCAACGGTAATTGCCTGCGTCGGACAGCTTATTGCACACCACCGGCAGGTGCAGCACTCTTCCTTGTCGATGTGTACCTTGCCTTTGTTTTTCTTCCTCTTGCTTATCTTTCCTTTCTTGACTTCAATAGCCTCGGACGGGCAGATTTCGGCGCAGAGAAGACATCCGTCGCAGAGCTTCGGGTTCCACTTGACCTCACCTGTGACTTCTCCGGTCTCGGCGCTGATTGGCTTTCTTGTTACATCAATTGCCGCACAGATTTCACCGCACAGTCCGCAGAACGTGCACTTGTCTTCGTTGTATACGAATTCATTCTCGGACCTGAGAGCCTCAGCCTTCTTCAGACCGCACCTGTCAGTCCCCTCAAAGACAGGGACTTCACGTACAATTGCCTCACGCGGGCACACGTTCTCGCACTTTGTACACTGAACGCATTTCTCCTGGTCAATCTCGGCAAGCTTGTCATAAACAGGGAAACCTTCCTTTTCTACTATCGGAAGAGACGGCTCTCCGTCAATTTCAAGCTTCATTGCATTGAACGGGCACATTACTGTACATACACCACAGTATGAGCACTTCTCCTCGTCCACCTGAACTGCTGAGCCGTATTCTATAGCACCCCTGCGGAATGCTCCTACAGGGCCTACACTTATGGCCTCTTCAGGGCAGGAATCTGCGCATATCCCGCAGCCCGTGCAGCGTGAATTATCCAGAATAAGGTTGTTCACCTGTTTCAGAAGCTTCTGCTCCATTATGGTGAAGCAGCCCTCCTGCCTCTTGGAGTATTTTGGAAAAAGCGATTTCATTAATTTCAGCACTCCTAAATCAATATCTTATGCTTTTTGTTCCTCTGTACGGGACTTTGAAAACTCTTTTCTGAGCTCCCAGAACTCCGGGAATTTCTTAAGCTTCGCCTGCCTCTCGGCAAGAGCTTCGCATTCCTCTTTGTAGTCCCTTACGTCCTCGAGTCCTTCCATCAGGGGGTGGGTAAACCTGTCTTCGTTTCGAAGCTGTTCCCAGCGACCCTTCAGGGTTATAACATCGTATGGACATGCCTCAATGCAAACACCGCATCCTGCACAGAGCTCATGATTAATGTCAAGGATTGTAGCCTTTCCATTAATGACAACGTAGATCTTGTCTGTTGTTACAGGATCTACAGTGTTGAGTTCCAGTGCATCAACCGGGCATGCAACCACACAATTGTTACAACCAGTACAATTAGTCATGTTTACATGAACTGCAAATGCCATTATATCACGCACCGCTATATCGATCGTTAATCGATCGCTAAAAGTTGGAAAAAAAAATAGATAAAGGTTCTGAAGTTGTGCAACCTTTTAAATGAAAAAAAAAAGGAAATTTATAGATATATATTTGACAAATAAGCTTTGTTAATGCTTATAATTTGATATCCCGCAATATAAGGGCTGCGTCAAAAGAATCAAACAGAAAGCATTATATCCGCGTTAAACGGCATTGAATTAATTTTTTGGAAGAACAAACCCTTAAATAAGCTATATACACTTTTTAATGCCCGAAATACCGGACATATAGAGACATTACAAACAGCGCAGACTGACGCGGAAAGTCATTTTTAATTGACAAAATAGATTAAATTAACATTATGCACTTTTTTTCAGATTTCTCCACACGCATTTTGCTTAAACCTTACCGGCACGCCGGTGCCCCCGTGCCCCATATATTATTTGTGTGTTTTACAACCCTGTGATTTTCATACTGCAGGCAATGATATCAAAGAAATAATATTTTACCTTACAAGAATGAAATAAGACTGTTAGAAAACTTTGAATAAACATTAATTGTATTATTCAATGTTTGATAAAAATCAGGCTGCAATTTTCATCCTGATATGAGGTTATTCTATGGAATTGAATGGCGTTACAATCGAAAACGAATACGCAGAAGCATTCCCGAACTGGGCATGCAGGGTTATAATAACCGCAATAAACGAAAAGTGGGCTTACCAGGCGGCAACAGAGGCTACAGGCTTTGCAACATCTGCAATCGGCTGCCCGTGCGAGGCAGGAATAGAGATGTTCGTCTCGGCAACCGAGACACCCGACAAAAGACCCGGAGTTGCCGTACTCTTCTTTGCAGGAGGCAAAAAGAAATTAAAGGCACAGGTCGTGGAACGCCTTGCTGAATGCGTTCTTACCCAGCCCACAGCAGCAGTATTTGACGGGATGCCTGAAGCTGAAGAGAGAATTGACGTAAAGCTCCACTTCTTCGGCGACGGATACGAATACGAAAAGGAAGTCGGCGGCAGAAAGTGCTGGGCGATTCCCATCATGAACGGTGAGTACATCGGTGAAGAGAACTTCGGCATTGTAAAAGGTGTCGCAGGCGGAAACTTCTTCATCATGGGCGAGAACCAGCCTGCGGCCTTAATGGCGGCAGATGCGGCAATCGACGCAATATATGAAGTAGAGGGGTGCATGTGTTCATTCCCTG of the Methanomicrobium sp. W14 genome contains:
- a CDS encoding formylmethanofuran dehydrogenase subunit A, with translation MSEYIIKNGFVFDPLLGIKGEKKDIGVKDGKIVDASEVKKGKVIDASGKTVMAGGVDIHTHCVGPKVNIGRLMRPEDKLFRSRVKEGNTRVQMGFAVPSTFATGYEYARMGYVYANEAAMPPLDSPHIHEEIRDTPIIDISAMPVLGNNWFQLEYLKNKEFDNNAAYTAWLLNATKGFGIKCVNPGGSEAWGWGMNCTTIHDPVPYFDITPAEIIKGQMQTNEELGLPHSLHIHPNNIGNPGNYETTLDTLKLAEGVKTNNKFGRDQVLHNTHLQFHSYDGTGWGDFCSASQQVMDYVNKQKNISFDLGCVTFDETTTMTADGPFEYHLQMLNHLKWANSDVELETSSGIVPYVYDPKIKVCDIQWAIGLELALLAKDHMRCHLTTDHPNAGPFFRYPRIIKWLMSKKSRDSLLHSFKWADKVIDATILESLDRELNLYEIAQMTRAGTAKCLGISDMYGSLREGTNANIAIYNINPEDMPSDPELIEKAFAETAYTIKDGVIVVENGKVVATTPNYTVWTHVRVPDNPIVDHDIREKFAKYYTVGLENYMVFDEHVHNPRAIEVDTTA
- a CDS encoding formylmethanofuran dehydrogenase subunit B yields the protein MPKVIKNVGCPYCGTCCDDVEVTVSDDGKRVLEVKNVCAIGTQIFMHGGDHEGRIKLPRMRQPDGSMKDVSFEEAIDYTAKVLLKAKKPLMYGFGSTNCEGHAAAARVMERSGGCLDNCASICHGSSFLAIFDNGYPSCTLGEVKNRADVVVFWGSNPAHAHPRHMSRYSIFPRGFFTGKGHNSRTVIVIDPRYTDTARVADHYLQVRQGHDYELFDAFRMVCHGHEDDIPDVVANIPKEKILEVAEIIKNARYCNFFYGMGLCHSDGRNHNIDIAISLTRDLNEFTKCTIMAMRGHYNITGPGAVWSWQFGFPYCLDLTKKTMVHMNPGETSSVDLAMRDEVDAFINIGTDAGAHFPIPAVQHLKKHPFITVDPHINMASEISDLHVPVKICGVDDGGIVYRMDNVPIQYRKVVDAPEGVPSDEEFLDAVYNRMVELEGDGFL
- a CDS encoding molybdopterin dinucleotide binding domain-containing protein, giving the protein MADKILLNMITQRSIEEGIAMEIGKPSPEYFDACALIEMNEDDIKELGITPNTNVKVTSESGEVVVKAIVARQSCYRGLCHIRQSVWANQVVPPRTQSTGEPQYSGFPVIVEPAPNERIKSALECVQGAVGLWKGDE
- a CDS encoding hydrogenase iron-sulfur subunit — encoded protein: MAEGNWKPKIIAIICNWCSYAGADLAGGSRIQYPPDVRAIRVMCTGRVDPLFIMKAFQDGADGVLVSGCHFGDCHYLEGNYKCAKRMFLVKNVLKNIGVNDKRLRMTFVSASEGAKWGMVMEDVVKTVKELGPSPLNR
- a CDS encoding CoB--CoM heterodisulfide reductase iron-sulfur subunit A family protein, with translation MAENQKPRIGVFICHCGTNIAGSLSIDDVVEYAKTLPDVVVADHYQYMCSTPGQTKIEDAIKEYNLTGVVVAACSPRLHEPTFRTATEEGGLNKFRFEMANIRDQNSWVHMHDWEGATEKAKDQVRIAVAKARLLEDLQPKSVPVEHAAMVVGGGVGGIQASLDLANAGIKTYLVEQLPTIGGRMSQLDKTFPTLDCSQCILTPKMVDAGRHPNIILKTYTEVETVEGYIGNFEITLRRKARGTRDAKEMKAAKIEGSGCNGCGDCASVCPVIKPNPFEFGMAPRKAIYIYHPQVMPLQYTIDFNACVKCGLCKEICGPEKNAIDLDMVDELEKVKVGCVILATGYDLIPIENKVEWGYKRYENVITGLEFERLICASGPTGGHLIRPSDGVTPMKVGFVLCAGSRDNTGGVAKPYCSRFCCMYSLKHAHQVMEKIPGCQPYIFYMDIRSFGKMYEEFYYRIQNEGAKFIRGRVAALQEDPVTKNVYVKAEDTLLGRPVSVECDLVVLAAAIQPKPDAEHIRQMFGISKSQDGWYLEAHPKLNPCGTTTAGIFLAGVCQGPKDIPDTVAQAEGAASAASIPIHQGEVQLEPYFAQCVEDLCAGCGMCVPQCPYGALSLIQKEDGRQVMTVTEAKCKGCGTCGGFCPGGAIRMQHFTSPQICAQIDSFLLGGLGGEQ
- the hdrB gene encoding CoB--CoM heterodisulfide reductase subunit B, producing MANKMEHSYAFFLGCIAPNRYPGCEAAAIRTSEKVGIELLPLKGASCCPAPGAFGAIDMNVWYAMAARNLCLAEEMKKDITLICNGCYKSIWEVNHKLKHNDELRDKVNEVLSEIDMEYKGTIDVWHLAELYYDEKICGVKKIADSVTRPLTGTKIAVHYGCHLMKPQKDRHFGDTENPMWIDELVGALGAEPVQYRNKMQCCGAGGGVRGYDLIHSLDITNEKLINLREAGADALTEVCPFCQLQYDRGQVEIKENFGQEYNLPVLHYNELLGLAQGMTPEELALDLHAIDCKPFLEKIL
- the hdrC gene encoding CoB--CoM heterodisulfide reductase subunit C, with amino-acid sequence MATEKNYNNPELEEKLKDRNYYTVDSKKDFSKEVEEISGTISHMCFQCGTCTGSCPSAPRSSYRIRIFMRRAVLGLEEEALTDPDLWLCTTCYSCSDRCPRDIFPTDVIMAMRNLAFRKGIVPRNFLKTVQLIYSTGHGVPNNDVNRAAREKLGLPRDPPTTHSYPEYMDGIRKIIDHFHLKEEADRILSEE
- a CDS encoding 4Fe-4S binding protein, yielding MKSLFPKYSKRQEGCFTIMEQKLLKQVNNLILDNSRCTGCGICADSCPEEAISVGPVGAFRRGAIEYGSAVQVDEEKCSYCGVCTVMCPFNAMKLEIDGEPSLPIVEKEGFPVYDKLAEIDQEKCVQCTKCENVCPREAIVREVPVFEGTDRCGLKKAEALRSENEFVYNEDKCTFCGLCGEICAAIDVTRKPISAETGEVTGEVKWNPKLCDGCLLCAEICPSEAIEVKKGKISKRKKNKGKVHIDKEECCTCRWCAISCPTQAITVEKLFEGEIEFHAEKCPGGCSTCVEVCPANAIYVPTPKSPADMHGEIEPNIAVNKEFCILCGACVNACPGEDIIVLKRTGLRMKGKEDSALFKSVKEKLLTSRTSKVRESKDEFGEVEVKAL
- the fhcD gene encoding formylmethanofuran--tetrahydromethanopterin N-formyltransferase, whose protein sequence is MELNGVTIENEYAEAFPNWACRVIITAINEKWAYQAATEATGFATSAIGCPCEAGIEMFVSATETPDKRPGVAVLFFAGGKKKLKAQVVERLAECVLTQPTAAVFDGMPEAEERIDVKLHFFGDGYEYEKEVGGRKCWAIPIMNGEYIGEENFGIVKGVAGGNFFIMGENQPAALMAADAAIDAIYEVEGCMCSFPVVASGSKVGSKKYKFMAATTNEKYCPTIRDKVEDSKVPEGVSAVYEIVIDGVDEDSIREATKAGIEAATLVPGVKLISAGNFGGNLGPFRFDLHEILKE